In the genome of Tripterygium wilfordii isolate XIE 37 chromosome 19, ASM1340144v1, whole genome shotgun sequence, one region contains:
- the LOC119985125 gene encoding AT-hook motif nuclear-localized protein 6-like — MNSEVALRGEEAPDSYRIVARATENPSQLPGPTMASPVGVAVPLASGTEVVKKKRGRPRKYSADGTVTTALSPTPISSSIPLTGDFSAWKRGRQIDSIKKSHKFEYETPGNKIAYFVGANFTPHVITVNAGEDVTMKVMSFSQQGARAICILSANGTISNVTLRQPSSSGGTLTYEGRFEILSLSGSYTPIENGVTKSRSGGISVSLAGPDGRVFGGGLAGLLVAAGPVQVVVASFLPGHQQEQKHKKQRSEPAVVATPITTNALSVISAEELKQAYGGINPTVAPSSSFRGDKSASLNPLQGFSNSAADDKTSSPGDDSNGPDQSNCEVSL, encoded by the exons ATGAATTCTGAGGTTGCACTGAGGGGCGAGGAAGCTCCTGATAGCTATAGAATTGTCGCTAGGGCTACTGAAAACCCTAGCCAACTACCCGGTCCCACAATGGCCTCTCCGGTGGGCGTGGCAGTGCCTCTTGCTTCGGGTACTGAGGTGGTAAAAAAGAAGAGGGGGAGGCCAAGAAAGTACAGTGCCGATGGGACAGTGACGACGGCCCTGTCTCCCACACCAATATCATCATCGATTCCACTCACCGGAGACTTCTCAGCTTGGAAACGAGGGCGCCAAATTGATTCCATAAAGAAGTCTCATAAATTTGAATATGAGACCCCAG GTAACAAAATTGCTTACTTTGTTGGAGCAAATTTCACACCCCATGTTATCACAGTCAATGCGGGTGAG GATGTTACAATGAAGGTTATGTCATTTTCGCAGCAAGGTGCTCGTGCTATATGCATTCTTTCTGCAAATGGTACCATTTCAAATGTTACACTTCGTCAACCATCTTCTTCTGGGGGCACTCTAACATATGAG GGACGTTTTGAGATACTCTCTTTGTCTGGATCGTATACACCTATTGAGAATGGAGTTACAAAGAGTAGATCTGGAGGAATAAGCGTGTCTCTGGCTGGCCCGGATGGTCGTGTTTTTGGGGGAGGACTTGCTGGTTTGTTGGTAGCAGCAGGGCCTGTGCAG GTTGTTGTGGCCAGTTTTCTGCCTGGTCACCAGCAGGAGCAGAAACACAAAAAGCAGAGGAGTGAGCCTGCAGTAGTTGCCACCCCAATCACCACGAATGCTCTCTCTGTAATCTCTGCAGAAGAACTGAAACAGGCCTATGGTGGAATAAATCCAACTGTTGCTCCCTCTTCATCCTTCCGTGGAGACAAGTCAGCTTCTCTGAATCCACTGCAAGGCTTCAGTAACTCAGCTGCTGACGATAAGACATCTTCTCCCGGAGATGATTCTAATGGCCCAGACCAATCAAACTGTGAGGTTTCTTTGTGA